In the Campylobacter sp. RM6914 genome, one interval contains:
- the fliF gene encoding flagellar basal-body MS-ring/collar protein FliF: MDFRALLQQISQIYQKLTLKQRIVAASSVVVVVGFLVFLSIYKDMRGDTYAGYSVLFENISPNDSALIVDQLNKDGVKYKLANEGTILVPTADVYRERIAVATLGIPKDSKIGFEIFDKQEFGSTDAEQRVKFQRALEGELARTIESLSTIQKATVRIAIPKETVFTERQAPPTASIVVELKQGISLNSKQIFGIKNLVAAAVTNLNIENVKIVNQDGIALGEEDGEFDSEMIAQQIRYKREFENNYEQKIMNVLSPIVGGSERVVAKVNIEFDFDKKDSLSEVYDPNNVVRSESNIEEKRQGTSPNEIQGVPGAVSNIGPVQGLEDGNIREQYNKSSQQTNYEVSKKVTNIKGQFASIVRVSAAVVVDGKYQGKKDENGKDTGEIEFIELTPAQKESITNLIKQAIGYNQQRGDEVTLDNFEFKFKDNLSTDQRVNGFMQNYIMPFMPIFKYLFVVLLLYVFYKKVIVVFMQKMLEETKEDDPQMLQDQLEEIETDAEDTLEKFKAARRKVEEQLGLSGDFNEDELRYDVLLEKIRNMVIDRNEEIASLLQELVRNDSDFNVRKEI, translated from the coding sequence ATGGATTTTCGGGCATTACTTCAGCAAATAAGTCAAATTTACCAAAAGCTAACACTAAAGCAGAGGATAGTAGCGGCAAGCTCGGTTGTCGTTGTTGTGGGATTTTTAGTTTTTTTAAGTATATACAAAGATATGCGAGGCGATACGTACGCAGGCTATAGTGTGCTTTTTGAAAACATAAGCCCAAATGACTCCGCCTTGATAGTTGATCAACTAAATAAAGACGGAGTAAAATACAAGCTTGCAAACGAAGGCACTATCCTTGTTCCTACTGCGGATGTTTATAGAGAACGTATCGCGGTTGCGACACTTGGAATTCCAAAAGATAGCAAGATAGGTTTTGAGATATTTGACAAACAAGAATTTGGCTCGACCGATGCCGAACAGCGCGTGAAATTTCAACGTGCACTAGAGGGAGAGCTTGCTAGAACAATAGAAAGCCTTTCAACTATACAAAAAGCAACCGTGCGTATCGCGATACCCAAAGAGACGGTATTTACCGAACGCCAAGCACCTCCGACGGCTTCGATCGTTGTTGAGCTAAAGCAGGGTATAAGTCTAAATTCAAAGCAAATTTTTGGTATTAAAAATTTAGTCGCAGCCGCAGTTACAAATTTAAATATAGAAAATGTCAAGATCGTAAATCAAGACGGCATAGCTCTTGGCGAAGAGGATGGCGAATTTGATAGTGAGATGATCGCTCAGCAGATAAGATATAAGCGAGAATTTGAAAATAACTACGAGCAAAAGATCATGAATGTTCTTTCTCCGATAGTAGGAGGTAGTGAGCGTGTTGTTGCAAAGGTAAATATAGAATTTGACTTTGATAAAAAAGATAGCTTGAGTGAAGTTTATGACCCAAACAACGTGGTTAGAAGCGAAAGCAATATCGAAGAAAAACGTCAAGGAACCTCTCCAAATGAGATCCAGGGAGTACCGGGTGCCGTTAGTAATATAGGCCCGGTTCAAGGTCTTGAAGATGGCAACATAAGAGAGCAATACAATAAAAGCTCACAACAAACAAACTACGAAGTTTCAAAAAAAGTTACAAACATAAAAGGTCAGTTTGCAAGTATTGTTAGAGTTAGTGCTGCAGTCGTTGTTGACGGTAAGTATCAAGGCAAAAAAGATGAAAACGGTAAAGATACCGGTGAGATAGAATTTATCGAGCTTACGCCTGCACAAAAAGAGTCTATAACAAATTTGATCAAACAAGCTATTGGATATAATCAGCAAAGAGGTGATGAGGTCACGCTTGATAATTTTGAATTTAAATTTAAAGATAATTTAAGCACAGACCAACGAGTAAACGGCTTTATGCAAAATTATATCATGCCGTTTATGCCGATATTTAAATATCTTTTTGTCGTGCTGCTACTTTATGTGTTTTATAAAAAGGTCATCGTCGTCTTTATGCAAAAAATGCTTGAAGAGACAAAAGAAGACGATCCTCAAATGTTGCAAGATCAGCTTGAAGAGATCGAGACAGATGCGGAAGATACGCTTGAGAAATTTAAAGCGGCAAGACGAAAGGTTGAGGAGCAACTTGGTCTTAGTGGTGACTTTAATGAGGATGAGCTTAGATATGATGTGCTTCTTGAAAAGATAAGAAATATGGTGATTGATAGAAACGAAGAGATAGCGTCGTTGCTTCAAGAGCTAGTTAGAAACGATAGTGACTTTAACGTCCGCAAGGAGATTTAG